One Coccinella septempunctata chromosome X, icCocSept1.1, whole genome shotgun sequence genomic window carries:
- the LOC123321912 gene encoding histone deacetylase 6 isoform X6, with the protein MMALRKKQLEDGDLPIPDSVAVDPYEICYKYLEDFRKTTLVGTETEVMCDHKNDWDENHPESAARLYEIINRIATLCLLTRCDVLPFETNCPPSDVLLIHSNDLFETLKRVSKIRKTDEREQEATKYDGVYFSRDTFKAAMRALTWTINVTKQVCQNKYHNGFALVRPPGHHARHEAFEGYCFFNNVAIAAEKCLKEKLCKKILIVDFDVHHGDGTQEAFYERNDVLYFSMHRYENGLFWPNLREGNFDYIGKDGGKGYNVNVPINKIGARDTDYLAIIFNLLLPIAYEFHPDLVMISAGYDAAVGCPEGQMLLTPGFYSHIVQLLSGIADGHIVMVLEGGYFIPSLCESTAMSIKGLLNDPCPLLEETGYVQQSIVETINNCKGVLYNHWNCFSVVQRFEYMPEYKINPHEEHIVAVKYFGEVEKPPYTTRDYYPEHSQLAIDDFTSFISRFRSNEANYKTYQGTGYAYESVVLLHAPDKKAHSYEDPARLMKILDLMEESQLTKRCIEIKVPKDRDDYQYCLEVHKDYFLERFMSNSLKPLHDLYINKHTAKAAMTSVSVLLTVVDAVITEKVTNGVALIRPPGHHATADKAQGFCFLNNVAIAAKYAKQKYNVPRILIVDFDIHHGNGTQDVFYNSSDVLYISIHRFDNGSFYPFNASAGAKFVGHGPGEGFNVNIPFNNEPMGNSEYLAAFLNIILPIAYAFKPELVLVSAGFDAGINDPLGGYNVTPEMYGQFIYLLKPLASGKIIVALEGGYNVNTTGYGMLMCMKALRGESVPVPDDVFAKYLNKNAAETIREVVAIQQQYWPSLNVMKHITNKVFHCRYNREFKEEIYSMDKFDVTDVEC; encoded by the exons CCCTGAAAGTGCTGCTCGCTTATATGAAATCATAAATAG GATAGCTACATTGTGTTTACTGACTAGATGTGATGTTCTTCCATTTGAGACTAATTGTCCTCCGAGTGATGTACTATTGATACATTCCAATGACTTGTTTGAAACTTTGAAGCGTGTATCTAAAATTAGAAAAACTGATGAACGTGAGCAAGAGGCAACCAAATATGATGGCGTCTACTTTTCAAGG GATACTTTCAAGGCAGCTATGAGGGCATTGACATGGACGATTAATGTGACAAAACAAGTATGCCAAAACAAATATCATAATGGATTTGCCCTTGTAAGGCCTCCTGGACATCATGCAAGACATGAGGCCTTTGAAGGATATTGCTTTTTCAATAACGTAGCTATAGCAGCAGAAAAATGTTTGAAGGAAAAACtctgtaaaaaaattttaatagtGGATTTCGATGTGCATCATGGTGATGGAACTCAAGAAGCATTTTATGAAAGGAACGA TGTCCTCTATTTCTCTATGCATCGTTATGAGAACGGTTTATTTTGGCCAAACCTGAGAGAAGGCAACTTTGATTACATAGGAAAGGATGGGGGCAAAGGTTACAATGTGAATGTACCTATAAATAAAATAGGTGCAAGAGATACAGACTATTTAGCCATTATTTTCAACCTTTTATTGCCTATAGCTTATGAG TTTCATCCAGATTTGGTTATGATTTCTGCCGGCTACGATGCAGCTGTTGGTTGCCCAGAG GGCCAAATGCTTCTAACCCCAGGTTTCTACTCCCATATTGTACAACTTCTGTCCGGAATTGCTGATGGACACATAGTAATGGTTCTTGAAGGAGGTTATTTCATTCCCTCCCTTTGTGAAAGCACAGCTATGTCTATTAAAGGGCTGCTCAATGACCCTTGCCCTTTGCTTGAAGAAACTGGTTACGTTCAGCAAAGCATAGTCGAGACTATCAATAACTGCAAAGGAGTGCTTTACAATCATTGGAATTGTTTCTCCGTGGTGCAGAGATTCGAATATATGCCAGAATATAAGATAAATCCACACGAGGAACATATTGTGGCTGTGAAGTATTTTGGTGAGGTCGAAAAACCCCCTTACACAACCAGAGACTATTATCCAGAACATAGTCAGCTAGCCATTGATGATTTTACTTCCTTTATCTCCAGATTCCGTAGTAATGAAG CTAATTATAAAACTTACCAAGGAACTGGATATGCATATGAATCAGTCGTGCTTCTCCATGCCCCAGATAAAAAAGCTCATTCCTATGAAGATCCCGCCagattaatgaaaatattggaTCTGATGGAAGAAAGTCAATTAACGAAACGTTGCATAGAAATCAAG GTACCTAAGGACAGAGACGATTATCAGTATTGTTTAGAAGTTCACAAAGATTATTTTTTGGAAAGGTTCATGTCTAATTCCCTCAAACCATTACATGATCTCTATATCAACAAACATACTGCTAAAGCTGCAATGACCTCTGTTAGTGTGTTACTGACAGTCGTTGATGCCGTTATCACTGAAAAAGTAACGAATGGGGTTGCATTGATTCGGCCACCTGGTCATCACGCAACTGCTGATAAAGCTCAAGGTTTCTGTTTTCTCAATAATGTTGCTATAGCAGCAAAGTACGCTAAACAAAAATATAATGTGCCAAG AATACTTATAGTCGACTTCGATATTCATCATGGGAATGGTACCCAGGATGTATTCTATAACAGTAGTGATGTATTGTATATAAGTATCCACAGATTTGATAATGGTAGTTTCTACCCATTTAATGCATCAGCAGGTGCCAAATTTGTTGGCCATGGGCCTGGAGAAGGTTTTAATGTCAATATTCCATTCAACAAT GAACCAATGGGTAACAGCGAATACTTGGCAGCTTTTTTGAACATTATTCTTCCTATAGCTTATGCATTTAAACCTGAACTGGTGTTAGTTTCTGCTGGGTTTGATGCAGGAATCAACGACCCTCTAGGTGGTTATAACGTGACTCCTGAGATGTATGGACAGTTCATATATCTTCTCAAACCTCTTGCCAGTGGAAAAATTATAGTAGCTTTAGAAGGTGGATATAATGTGAATACCACAGGTTATGGAATGTTGATGTGTATGAAAGCATTGAGAGGGGAGTCAGTTCCAGTACCTGATGATGTTTTTGCTAAATACTTGAATAAAAATGCTGCAGAAACTATAAGAGAAGTTGTTGCTATTCAGCAACAATATTGGCCCAGCTTGAATGTTATGAAACATATCACGAATAAAGTTTTCCACTGTAGATACAACAGAGAATTCAAAGAAGAAATTTATAGTATGGATAAATTTGATGTTACTGATGTTGAATGTTAA
- the LOC123321912 gene encoding histone deacetylase 6 isoform X4, producing MSRPTSRIQITLKEMMALRKKQLEDGDLPIPDSVAVDPYEICYKYLEDFRKTTLVGTETEVMCDHKNDWDENHPESAARLYEIINRIATLCLLTRCDVLPFETNCPPSDVLLIHSNDLFETLKRVSKIRKTDEREQEATKYDGVYFSRDTFKAAMRALTWTINVTKQVCQNKYHNGFALVRPPGHHARHEAFEGYCFFNNVAIAAEKCLKEKLCKKILIVDFDVHHGDGTQEAFYERNDVLYFSMHRYENGLFWPNLREGNFDYIGKDGGKGYNVNVPINKIGARDTDYLAIIFNLLLPIAYEFHPDLVMISAGYDAAVGCPEGQMLLTPGFYSHIVQLLSGIADGHIVMVLEGGYFIPSLCESTAMSIKGLLNDPCPLLEETGYVQQSIVETINNCKGVLYNHWNCFSVVQRFEYMPEYKINPHEEHIVAVKYFGEVEKPPYTTRDYYPEHSQLAIDDFTSFISRFRSNEANYKTYQGTGYAYESVVLLHAPDKKAHSYEDPARLMKILDLMEESQLTKRCIEIKVPKDRDDYQYCLEVHKDYFLERFMSNSLKPLHDLYINKHTAKAAMTSVSVLLTVVDAVITEKVTNGVALIRPPGHHATADKAQGFCFLNNVAIAAKYAKQKYNVPRILIVDFDIHHGNGTQDVFYNSSDVLYISIHRFDNGSFYPFNASAGAKFVGHGPGEGFNVNIPFNNEPMGNSEYLAAFLNIILPIAYAFKPELVLVSAGFDAGINDPLGGYNVTPEMYGQFIYLLKPLASGKIIVALEGGYNVNTTGYGMLMCMKALRGESVPVPDDVFAKYLNKNAAETIREVVAIQQQYWPSLNVMKHITNKVFHCRYNREFKEEIYSMDKFDVTDVEC from the exons CCCTGAAAGTGCTGCTCGCTTATATGAAATCATAAATAG GATAGCTACATTGTGTTTACTGACTAGATGTGATGTTCTTCCATTTGAGACTAATTGTCCTCCGAGTGATGTACTATTGATACATTCCAATGACTTGTTTGAAACTTTGAAGCGTGTATCTAAAATTAGAAAAACTGATGAACGTGAGCAAGAGGCAACCAAATATGATGGCGTCTACTTTTCAAGG GATACTTTCAAGGCAGCTATGAGGGCATTGACATGGACGATTAATGTGACAAAACAAGTATGCCAAAACAAATATCATAATGGATTTGCCCTTGTAAGGCCTCCTGGACATCATGCAAGACATGAGGCCTTTGAAGGATATTGCTTTTTCAATAACGTAGCTATAGCAGCAGAAAAATGTTTGAAGGAAAAACtctgtaaaaaaattttaatagtGGATTTCGATGTGCATCATGGTGATGGAACTCAAGAAGCATTTTATGAAAGGAACGA TGTCCTCTATTTCTCTATGCATCGTTATGAGAACGGTTTATTTTGGCCAAACCTGAGAGAAGGCAACTTTGATTACATAGGAAAGGATGGGGGCAAAGGTTACAATGTGAATGTACCTATAAATAAAATAGGTGCAAGAGATACAGACTATTTAGCCATTATTTTCAACCTTTTATTGCCTATAGCTTATGAG TTTCATCCAGATTTGGTTATGATTTCTGCCGGCTACGATGCAGCTGTTGGTTGCCCAGAG GGCCAAATGCTTCTAACCCCAGGTTTCTACTCCCATATTGTACAACTTCTGTCCGGAATTGCTGATGGACACATAGTAATGGTTCTTGAAGGAGGTTATTTCATTCCCTCCCTTTGTGAAAGCACAGCTATGTCTATTAAAGGGCTGCTCAATGACCCTTGCCCTTTGCTTGAAGAAACTGGTTACGTTCAGCAAAGCATAGTCGAGACTATCAATAACTGCAAAGGAGTGCTTTACAATCATTGGAATTGTTTCTCCGTGGTGCAGAGATTCGAATATATGCCAGAATATAAGATAAATCCACACGAGGAACATATTGTGGCTGTGAAGTATTTTGGTGAGGTCGAAAAACCCCCTTACACAACCAGAGACTATTATCCAGAACATAGTCAGCTAGCCATTGATGATTTTACTTCCTTTATCTCCAGATTCCGTAGTAATGAAG CTAATTATAAAACTTACCAAGGAACTGGATATGCATATGAATCAGTCGTGCTTCTCCATGCCCCAGATAAAAAAGCTCATTCCTATGAAGATCCCGCCagattaatgaaaatattggaTCTGATGGAAGAAAGTCAATTAACGAAACGTTGCATAGAAATCAAG GTACCTAAGGACAGAGACGATTATCAGTATTGTTTAGAAGTTCACAAAGATTATTTTTTGGAAAGGTTCATGTCTAATTCCCTCAAACCATTACATGATCTCTATATCAACAAACATACTGCTAAAGCTGCAATGACCTCTGTTAGTGTGTTACTGACAGTCGTTGATGCCGTTATCACTGAAAAAGTAACGAATGGGGTTGCATTGATTCGGCCACCTGGTCATCACGCAACTGCTGATAAAGCTCAAGGTTTCTGTTTTCTCAATAATGTTGCTATAGCAGCAAAGTACGCTAAACAAAAATATAATGTGCCAAG AATACTTATAGTCGACTTCGATATTCATCATGGGAATGGTACCCAGGATGTATTCTATAACAGTAGTGATGTATTGTATATAAGTATCCACAGATTTGATAATGGTAGTTTCTACCCATTTAATGCATCAGCAGGTGCCAAATTTGTTGGCCATGGGCCTGGAGAAGGTTTTAATGTCAATATTCCATTCAACAAT GAACCAATGGGTAACAGCGAATACTTGGCAGCTTTTTTGAACATTATTCTTCCTATAGCTTATGCATTTAAACCTGAACTGGTGTTAGTTTCTGCTGGGTTTGATGCAGGAATCAACGACCCTCTAGGTGGTTATAACGTGACTCCTGAGATGTATGGACAGTTCATATATCTTCTCAAACCTCTTGCCAGTGGAAAAATTATAGTAGCTTTAGAAGGTGGATATAATGTGAATACCACAGGTTATGGAATGTTGATGTGTATGAAAGCATTGAGAGGGGAGTCAGTTCCAGTACCTGATGATGTTTTTGCTAAATACTTGAATAAAAATGCTGCAGAAACTATAAGAGAAGTTGTTGCTATTCAGCAACAATATTGGCCCAGCTTGAATGTTATGAAACATATCACGAATAAAGTTTTCCACTGTAGATACAACAGAGAATTCAAAGAAGAAATTTATAGTATGGATAAATTTGATGTTACTGATGTTGAATGTTAA